The nucleotide window CGAGCTTTGCAAACGAAAACTCGACAAAGATCTGCTCGGGGCGTTCGCCGAGGATGTTGATCTTTTTGACCCCGGGGACGTGCAGGAGGGCCTGTCGGATCACTTCCGCCTGTCTTGCGAGTTCGCGCATCGGCATGCCCTTGGCTTTCAGGGCATACAGGGCAAAGCTCACATCCGAATATTCATCGTTGACGAAGGGACCGAGAACGCCGGGCGGCAGGTTGCGGGCCTCGTCCCCGAGCTTTTTGCGGGCCTGATAGAACTCTTCCTCAACGGCGCCAGGTGGCGTGCTGTCCTTCAGCGTGACCGTCAAATAGGCGTAGCCCGGCCGGGTGGTCGTCTCGACGCGGTCGTACCAGGTCAGTTCCTGGATGCGCTTCTCCAGCGGTTCCGCGACCAGGTCCTGCATTTCACGCGCGGTCGCGCCCGGCCACACGGTCGTGACCGTCAGCGTCTTGATGGTGAAGCTCGGATCTTCCGCCCGGCCGAGCATGAAGAAGGCGTAGATGCCAGCGGCGACCAGCAGGATGATCGAGAAGAGGGTAACGGCCCGTTCGCGAACGGCTATTGCCGACAGGTTCAGGCTCATTTGCTGGCCTTGATCTGCGACGCTGTCCGGACGCGTGCGCCGTCCTGCAGGAGGTGAGCCCCCAGCGACACCACCGGCTCGCCAGCGCCTAATCCTGAGATCACGGCGGTTTCGCTGGTCACCCGCATCAGCGTGACCGGTTGGAACCTCACGGTCGAGGAGGCAGCGTCCAGCAACCAGACACCGGTCTTCTGACCGTCGTCCAGCACCGCACCGAGCGGCACTTCCATTTCCGGCTGGCTCGCTTGATTAGCCAGCCTGATGGTCACGGTTGCGCCGAGCGGAGCCGTCGCGGTCTCGCCATCGAGCACATACCGCGCTTCGTAGGTTCGGGTTTGCGGATCCGCGGAATCCGACAACTGCCGGAGGGTGGCGTCATAGCGTGCATCGGCGCCGTAGAGGCTGGCCACCGCCGCCGAGCCAATCGCCGGCCTGATGGTCTCGGGGAGGGCGACGACCGCTTCACGCGGGCCGGCCTGGGCCAGCCGAACGACGGTTTGTCCGGCGGTCACGACCTGACCCGGCTCACCGAGCGTTTCAACGACAGTTCCATCGGCGTCAGCGACCAGTACCGAGTAGCCTGAGCTGTTTTCGGCGACCTTCTCGTCGGCTTCGGCTGCGGCAAGCTGCGCCGCGGCGGTATCCAGGGCCGCTTTGGCTTGTTCATAGCGTTGAGGGCTCGCCGCGAACCCGTCCTTGACCAGAACGGCATAGCGCTTCTCGTCGGCCCGCGCCTGAACCAGAACCGCGCGCGCCGCTGCGGTCGCATTGCGTTTGGCGGCCAGCGCGAGCTGCAGGTCGGTTTCATCGATCCGCATCAGCTTCTGACCGGCAGCTACGGAATGGCCCACATTCACGAACCGTTCGACGATCTTCCCGGAAACGC belongs to Bosea sp. NBC_00550 and includes:
- a CDS encoding efflux RND transporter periplasmic adaptor subunit, with the protein product MSKKKKSGIVVGGAVLAAAAGAAFVTLSARPQSASAVGDPRQNAPIVRLVNPTPVIDAERRFTGVIAARVQSNLGFRVSGKIVERFVNVGHSVAAGQKLMRIDETDLQLALAAKRNATAAARAVLVQARADEKRYAVLVKDGFAASPQRYEQAKAALDTAAAQLAAAEADEKVAENSSGYSVLVADADGTVVETLGEPGQVVTAGQTVVRLAQAGPREAVVALPETIRPAIGSAAVASLYGADARYDATLRQLSDSADPQTRTYEARYVLDGETATAPLGATVTIRLANQASQPEMEVPLGAVLDDGQKTGVWLLDAASSTVRFQPVTLMRVTSETAVISGLGAGEPVVSLGAHLLQDGARVRTASQIKASK